One window of uncultured Trichococcus sp. genomic DNA carries:
- a CDS encoding dihydrolipoamide dehydrogenase, translated as MASNHTAREIQTKKNLPKKWHGLKPSRFAKYRSWINSGNPGICGTYCSAVLVHDAVLQKYKHSLDKDTLLAGLLTVVDKFLPYKGTFFWDVQHGLKVLLADIPDWTVKSGLITEKIVPALLDRPDPVPVIVGTTRLFNSKYKNHWVVVYAYGYNEDGKLYYKAYDNHGRYQAILPASQTIGCVWLEEKN; from the coding sequence ATGGCTTCAAATCATACAGCTAGAGAGATTCAAACCAAAAAGAATTTGCCGAAGAAGTGGCACGGCCTGAAGCCATCACGATTCGCAAAGTACCGCAGCTGGATCAACAGCGGCAACCCGGGGATCTGCGGCACCTATTGCAGCGCCGTGCTGGTGCATGATGCGGTTCTGCAGAAATACAAGCATTCCCTTGATAAAGATACGTTGTTGGCAGGCTTGCTGACGGTCGTTGATAAATTTCTGCCCTACAAAGGAACCTTCTTTTGGGATGTGCAGCACGGCCTGAAAGTCCTGCTGGCGGATATTCCGGATTGGACCGTAAAATCGGGACTCATCACGGAAAAAATCGTTCCGGCGTTGTTGGATCGCCCGGACCCGGTGCCTGTCATAGTCGGAACGACGCGGCTGTTCAACAGCAAGTACAAAAACCATTGGGTGGTCGTCTATGCGTACGGCTACAACGAAGACGGAAAGCTTTACTACAAAGCCTACGATAACCACGGCCGCTATCAGGCCATCTTGCCGGCATCGCAGACGATCGGGTGCGTGTGGCTGGAAGAGAAAAATTGA
- the gorA gene encoding glutathione-disulfide reductase, with amino-acid sequence MREYDFIAIGGGSGGIATMNRASEYGAKTAVIEGKLLGGTCVNIGCVPKKIMWYASQISEAIHKYGPDYGFDTGAHKIDFPTLLKNRDAYVERSRNSYQAGFERRNVDVIEGFAKFVDNHTVEVNGELIRSKHILIATGAKPIRPRIPGAKLGDVSDTFFEWTELPEKVAVVGAGYIAVELAGVLHNLGVDTHLYVRYDSPLRKYDDIIIEGLMQEIEKDGPTLHTHAVSKAVEKNADGTLTLHLEDGRSEVFDKIIWAIGRTANIDGLNIEATDVKVSDKKFVIVDEYENSSVDGIYAVGDVNGKNMLTPVAIAAGRRLSERLFNNKPNEKLNYDNIPTVIFSHPPIGSVGLSEKDALAKFGADQVKVYKSTFASMYTAVTAHRQLVKMKLVCAGENEQVVGLHGIGYGVDEMIQGFAVAIKMGATKADFDNTVAIHPTGAEEFVTMR; translated from the coding sequence ATGAGGGAATATGATTTTATAGCCATCGGAGGAGGCAGCGGTGGCATCGCGACGATGAACCGTGCGTCAGAATACGGTGCTAAAACAGCTGTTATTGAAGGGAAGTTGTTGGGGGGAACCTGCGTGAACATCGGATGCGTACCGAAAAAGATCATGTGGTACGCCTCCCAAATATCCGAGGCAATCCACAAATACGGACCGGATTATGGGTTCGATACTGGCGCGCATAAAATCGATTTCCCGACCTTATTGAAGAACCGGGATGCCTACGTCGAGCGCTCCCGCAACTCCTATCAAGCGGGCTTCGAACGCCGCAATGTCGATGTGATCGAAGGCTTCGCCAAATTCGTCGACAACCATACCGTTGAAGTGAACGGGGAGCTGATCCGCTCGAAACATATCCTGATCGCGACCGGCGCAAAACCGATCCGTCCGCGGATTCCTGGCGCTAAACTCGGCGACGTTTCCGACACATTCTTCGAATGGACCGAATTGCCGGAGAAAGTCGCTGTCGTCGGTGCGGGCTACATCGCGGTCGAATTGGCGGGCGTTTTGCACAATTTGGGCGTGGATACGCATCTTTATGTCCGCTACGATTCGCCGCTGCGCAAATACGATGACATCATCATCGAAGGCCTGATGCAGGAAATCGAAAAGGACGGTCCGACGCTGCACACGCATGCTGTCTCAAAAGCTGTCGAAAAAAATGCGGACGGCACTCTGACGCTGCATCTCGAGGACGGCAGATCGGAAGTCTTCGACAAGATTATCTGGGCGATCGGACGGACCGCCAACATCGACGGTCTCAACATCGAAGCGACGGATGTGAAAGTCAGCGACAAAAAGTTCGTCATCGTCGATGAATACGAGAACAGTTCCGTTGACGGCATCTATGCAGTCGGGGACGTGAACGGCAAGAACATGCTGACCCCGGTAGCAATCGCGGCCGGCCGCAGATTGTCGGAACGCCTTTTCAACAACAAACCGAACGAGAAACTGAACTACGACAACATCCCGACCGTTATCTTCAGCCACCCACCAATCGGCAGTGTCGGATTGAGCGAAAAAGACGCCTTAGCGAAGTTTGGCGCCGATCAGGTGAAAGTATACAAGTCAACCTTTGCGTCGATGTACACGGCCGTTACAGCCCACCGACAGCTTGTGAAGATGAAGCTGGTCTGTGCAGGAGAGAACGAACAAGTCGTCGGCCTCCACGGCATCGGTTACGGCGTCGACGAGATGATCCAAGGCTTTGCGGTGGCCATCAAAATGGGCGCCACCAAAGCCGACTTCGACAACACCGTAGCCATCCATCCGACCGGAGCGGAAGAATTTGTGACTATGAGGTAG
- a CDS encoding NERD domain-containing protein, which translates to MHLSNDDYYYYLNLLKGFEGEKRFDEFTEKLKEFCLILNDLQLEIRRSSFQIDTLLILFDRIILFEIKNYEGVHYWGKEKFTKLNGVVMENPALQLQKTRVRLELLLSELGCQMKVEAFVVYVNPEFTLLGAPADEQLLLPTQISGYFGNLRVDTAPTEEQIKLAGTLTKLHKPDYPSKMPEYRYDQLIKGIPCTACGALFGTFIGHRQSCANCGKKVNVKNAIKTGISDFRLLFPNERVTSARMTDWCGTGRRDRIFRVLRDEFTAKGSGNARYYE; encoded by the coding sequence ATGCATTTGTCAAACGATGACTACTATTATTATCTCAATCTATTGAAGGGATTCGAAGGGGAGAAGCGTTTCGATGAATTCACGGAAAAACTGAAAGAGTTTTGCTTGATTCTTAACGATCTGCAATTGGAAATCAGGCGATCTTCTTTCCAAATCGATACCTTACTAATCTTGTTTGACAGAATAATTTTATTTGAGATAAAAAATTACGAAGGGGTGCATTATTGGGGAAAAGAAAAATTCACCAAACTCAATGGAGTTGTTATGGAGAATCCTGCATTGCAACTTCAGAAGACGCGAGTTCGGTTGGAACTGCTGCTGTCGGAATTGGGCTGTCAGATGAAAGTGGAGGCATTTGTCGTTTACGTCAATCCGGAATTCACATTACTGGGCGCTCCTGCTGATGAGCAGTTGCTGCTGCCAACCCAGATTTCTGGATATTTTGGGAATCTGCGTGTGGATACTGCGCCAACTGAGGAACAGATAAAATTGGCGGGTACACTGACAAAACTCCACAAGCCGGATTACCCAAGCAAAATGCCGGAGTATCGCTACGACCAACTAATAAAAGGAATCCCGTGCACCGCATGCGGTGCTCTCTTTGGAACATTCATTGGCCATCGTCAATCATGCGCGAACTGCGGAAAGAAAGTAAATGTCAAAAATGCAATCAAGACTGGCATTTCGGATTTCCGCTTGTTGTTTCCGAATGAACGAGTTACTTCAGCTCGTATGACAGATTGGTGCGGAACTGGCCGGAGGGACCGTATCTTTCGGGTTTTGAGAGATGAGTTTACTGCGAAAGGCAGCGGGAATGCGCGCTATTACGAATAA
- a CDS encoding NCS2 family permease encodes MENFFKLKEHETTVSKEVVAGITTFFAMSYIIFVNPAILSLSGMPSQAVFLATIISAAVSTLVMGLFANVPYALAPGMGLNAFFTYTVVFSLGFSWQQALAMVFICGLLNVFITVTKVRKMIIKSIPESLQHAISGGIGIFIGYIGIKNAGFLEFTSDASSITAINGAPYDATAETFAGGVGSVMTGGGIVPALVDFTQMPALLALIGLVITAVLMVKNVRGAILIGIVATTLLGIPMGVVDISTASLQANSLSTAISELGVTFGAAFGSEGLLSLFSDASQLPLVLMTIFAFSLSDTFDTIGTFIGTGRRTGIFSEEDEKALEEGSGFSSKMDKALFADSVGTVIGSIFGTSNTTTYVESAAGIGAGGRTGLTAVVVAGMFIISAFFAPLIGVVPAAATAPALILVGILMMGSFAEINWHDLEDAIPAFFASIFMGLSYSISYGIAAGFFFYCIVKVVKGKAYEIHPIVWFTSALFLANFIILALI; translated from the coding sequence ATGGAAAATTTCTTTAAACTCAAAGAACACGAAACAACGGTTTCCAAAGAAGTCGTTGCGGGGATCACAACTTTCTTCGCAATGTCGTATATCATCTTCGTCAATCCGGCAATCCTTTCTTTATCCGGGATGCCTAGCCAAGCAGTCTTCTTGGCAACCATCATTTCCGCTGCAGTCAGCACATTGGTAATGGGCCTTTTCGCCAACGTACCTTATGCTTTGGCACCGGGTATGGGCCTGAACGCCTTCTTCACTTACACTGTCGTCTTCTCGCTTGGATTTTCTTGGCAACAAGCTTTGGCCATGGTTTTCATCTGCGGGCTGCTCAACGTTTTCATCACGGTCACTAAAGTCAGAAAAATGATCATCAAATCGATCCCAGAGAGCCTGCAACACGCAATCAGCGGCGGTATCGGCATCTTCATCGGTTATATCGGGATCAAAAATGCCGGCTTTCTGGAATTCACTTCCGATGCCAGCTCGATTACAGCCATCAATGGCGCTCCTTATGACGCAACAGCAGAAACATTCGCTGGCGGTGTTGGATCGGTCATGACAGGCGGCGGCATCGTCCCTGCTTTGGTTGATTTCACGCAAATGCCTGCTTTATTGGCTTTGATCGGCTTGGTCATCACAGCTGTGTTGATGGTCAAAAATGTTCGTGGTGCCATCCTGATCGGTATCGTTGCAACAACGTTGTTGGGTATCCCGATGGGTGTCGTCGACATTTCAACGGCTAGCCTGCAAGCAAACTCGCTTTCGACTGCTATCTCAGAATTAGGCGTAACATTCGGTGCCGCTTTCGGTTCAGAAGGTCTTCTGTCCTTGTTCTCTGATGCTTCCCAATTGCCTTTAGTATTGATGACCATCTTCGCATTCAGCCTTTCCGATACTTTCGACACGATCGGTACGTTCATCGGAACAGGCCGTCGCACAGGCATCTTCTCTGAGGAAGATGAAAAAGCGCTTGAAGAAGGATCCGGATTCAGCTCGAAAATGGATAAAGCTTTGTTCGCCGATTCAGTCGGTACGGTCATCGGTTCGATTTTCGGTACTTCCAATACGACTACTTACGTGGAAAGTGCTGCTGGTATCGGCGCTGGCGGACGTACAGGTTTGACTGCTGTTGTTGTTGCCGGAATGTTCATCATCAGTGCGTTCTTCGCGCCTCTGATCGGTGTTGTGCCTGCTGCCGCAACGGCTCCAGCTTTGATCCTTGTCGGTATTTTGATGATGGGTTCGTTCGCGGAAATCAACTGGCATGATCTGGAAGATGCGATCCCTGCTTTCTTCGCATCCATCTTCATGGGTCTTTCTTACAGCATTTCCTACGGTATCGCAGCAGGATTCTTCTTCTACTGCATCGTGAAAGTCGTAAAAGGAAAAGCGTACGAAATCCACCCGATCGTGTGGTTCACTTCGGCTTTATTCCTGGCTAACTTCATCATCTTGGCACTGATTTAA
- a CDS encoding cation-translocating P-type ATPase, translated as MSKEQLNKAFFAQTEEEVLAELNSTRDGLTKEEAAKRLAEYGENILEAGEKRTTLQKFLDQFKDFMILVLLAAAIISGTIGHEIADAIIILAVVIINAFLGVFQEQKAEEAIEALKKMASPLANVRRGGEVIQVKSELLVPGDIIVLEAGDVVPADIRLYDVNSLKVEEAALTGESVPVEKDLRDVETDAALGDRKNMAFSSTNVTYGRAEGVVVLTGMNTEVGHIANMLQNAEEKKTPLQINQDQMGKSLTILILVIAVLMFIIGFGFNGRPWLDMLMVSISVAVAAIPEGLPAITTIILALGTQKMASRNALVRKLPAVETLGGTEVICSDKTGTLTQNKMTIEKVYYDGQVHDADENIDLELPVMKIMNLANDTKIANDKSLIGDPTETAMVQYGLEKGFDLSAKLVDMPRVAEVPFESDRKLMSTIHPEGSQFLVATKGAPDELLKRCTHIIKAGVISPITDADRKEILETNHSLAIQALRVLAMAFKNVAAVPEKMTTEAVETDLVFAGLIGMIDPERPEAKLSIAQAKKAGIRTVMITGDHRDTASAIATRLGILDENSSAEAVITGAELNDISAEDFLRTVQNYSVYARVSPEHKVRIVKAWQDNGKVVAMTGDGVNDAPSLKQADIGIGMGITGTEVSKGASDMVLADDNFATIVHAVEEGRKVFANIQKAVQYLLSANLGEVLTLFIATVLGWQILEPIHLLWINLVTDVFPAIALGLEEAEKDVMEQAPRGRSSNFFSNGVFTSMIYQGIYEGGITLFVFWLATGYYGFDLHIGEAMAFLTLGFIQLSHAFNCKSVFKSLFSVNPFGNKMFNYAILLSLSLMLMVAFTPGLNTIFGIYDMTGQQWMIVVAAALSVIPFVEIMKAILRGIGYDKKVNQIKE; from the coding sequence GTGTCAAAAGAACAACTGAATAAAGCGTTCTTCGCGCAAACGGAAGAGGAAGTCTTAGCTGAACTTAACTCGACTAGAGATGGACTTACCAAAGAGGAAGCCGCGAAGAGATTGGCTGAGTATGGCGAGAACATACTGGAAGCAGGTGAAAAACGCACCACTTTGCAAAAATTCTTGGATCAATTCAAGGATTTCATGATTCTCGTTCTATTGGCTGCAGCCATCATTTCTGGTACTATCGGTCATGAAATCGCTGATGCTATCATCATCTTGGCTGTTGTTATCATCAACGCATTCCTGGGTGTCTTCCAAGAGCAAAAAGCCGAAGAAGCAATCGAAGCTTTGAAAAAAATGGCTTCACCACTTGCTAACGTGCGACGTGGCGGAGAAGTCATCCAAGTCAAATCCGAATTGCTTGTGCCTGGCGACATCATCGTATTGGAAGCCGGAGATGTTGTTCCTGCAGATATCCGCCTTTACGATGTAAATTCACTTAAAGTCGAAGAAGCTGCTTTGACTGGTGAGTCAGTACCGGTCGAAAAAGACTTGCGCGACGTTGAAACTGATGCTGCTTTAGGTGATCGCAAGAACATGGCGTTCTCAAGTACTAACGTAACTTATGGCCGTGCGGAAGGTGTCGTCGTCCTTACAGGGATGAACACGGAAGTCGGACATATCGCGAACATGCTGCAAAATGCTGAAGAGAAGAAAACGCCATTACAGATCAACCAAGATCAGATGGGTAAATCTTTGACTATTCTGATTTTGGTCATCGCTGTATTGATGTTCATCATCGGCTTCGGATTCAATGGCCGTCCTTGGTTGGATATGTTGATGGTTTCCATCTCCGTAGCCGTTGCCGCTATTCCTGAAGGCTTGCCTGCCATCACGACGATCATCTTGGCGTTGGGTACGCAAAAAATGGCAAGCAGAAATGCGCTTGTCCGTAAATTGCCTGCTGTTGAAACATTGGGTGGTACTGAAGTCATCTGTTCCGACAAAACCGGTACATTGACTCAAAACAAAATGACGATCGAAAAAGTTTACTACGATGGTCAAGTCCACGATGCCGATGAAAACATCGACTTGGAATTGCCTGTCATGAAGATCATGAACTTGGCGAATGACACAAAAATCGCCAACGACAAATCATTGATCGGTGACCCTACCGAAACAGCAATGGTTCAATACGGTTTGGAAAAAGGTTTCGATTTGTCCGCTAAATTGGTTGACATGCCGCGTGTTGCTGAAGTTCCTTTTGAATCGGACCGCAAATTGATGTCAACGATCCACCCTGAAGGCAGCCAATTCTTGGTCGCTACTAAAGGTGCTCCTGATGAATTGTTGAAACGCTGCACGCACATCATCAAAGCTGGCGTCATTTCACCGATCACGGATGCTGACAGAAAAGAAATCCTGGAAACAAACCACAGCTTGGCTATCCAAGCATTGCGCGTATTGGCGATGGCATTCAAAAACGTCGCTGCTGTACCTGAAAAAATGACGACTGAAGCAGTCGAAACGGATCTGGTCTTTGCCGGTCTGATCGGTATGATCGACCCTGAGCGTCCTGAAGCTAAACTTTCGATTGCACAAGCTAAAAAAGCTGGTATCCGTACTGTCATGATCACAGGTGACCACAGAGACACTGCTTCCGCTATCGCAACACGTTTGGGAATCTTGGATGAGAACTCTTCTGCTGAAGCAGTCATCACGGGTGCTGAATTGAATGATATCTCCGCTGAAGATTTCTTGCGTACGGTTCAAAACTACTCTGTCTACGCTCGTGTTTCTCCTGAGCACAAAGTACGTATCGTTAAAGCATGGCAAGACAACGGCAAAGTGGTTGCCATGACTGGTGACGGCGTAAACGATGCACCATCGTTGAAACAAGCTGACATCGGTATCGGTATGGGTATCACAGGTACGGAAGTATCCAAAGGCGCATCCGATATGGTATTGGCTGATGATAACTTCGCAACGATCGTTCACGCGGTTGAAGAAGGACGTAAAGTTTTCGCCAACATCCAAAAAGCGGTTCAATACTTGCTTTCCGCTAACTTGGGTGAAGTGTTGACCTTGTTCATCGCAACTGTTTTGGGATGGCAGATCCTTGAACCAATCCACTTGTTGTGGATCAACTTGGTTACGGACGTATTCCCTGCTATCGCTTTAGGTTTGGAAGAAGCTGAGAAAGATGTTATGGAACAAGCGCCTCGTGGCCGTTCTTCCAACTTCTTCTCGAACGGCGTATTCACCAGCATGATTTACCAAGGTATCTACGAAGGTGGTATCACGTTGTTCGTATTCTGGTTGGCAACTGGCTACTATGGTTTTGACCTGCATATCGGTGAAGCAATGGCCTTCCTGACATTAGGATTCATCCAATTGTCGCATGCCTTCAACTGTAAATCAGTCTTCAAATCATTGTTCTCGGTCAACCCGTTCGGCAACAAAATGTTCAACTACGCAATCTTGTTGTCGTTGTCATTGATGTTGATGGTAGCATTCACACCTGGATTGAACACAATCTTCGGCATCTACGACATGACCGGTCAACAATGGATGATCGTTGTTGCAGCTGCATTGTCGGTAATCCCATTCGTTGAGATTATGAAGGCAATCCTGCGCGGTATCGGATACGACAAAAAAGTGAACCAAATCAAAGAATAA
- a CDS encoding chromate transporter, giving the protein MANQKKSARLFWILFKSTFVLSAFTFGGGYVIVPLMQKKFVEELKWIDSDEMLDLVALGQSAPGAIAVNTSILVGYRMAGLLGALVTVFGTVTPPLIIITAVSYFYMNFRENPVVDALMIGMQAGVAAVIVNVVIGMVNGVIKQRDIVNTLLLLAAFIASYFFEVHVVLIIFLAGLIGFINLSYKAKMGVGK; this is encoded by the coding sequence TTGGCAAATCAAAAAAAGTCGGCCCGATTGTTTTGGATACTGTTCAAATCAACGTTTGTGCTGAGCGCATTTACCTTCGGCGGCGGGTATGTCATCGTGCCGTTGATGCAAAAAAAATTCGTGGAAGAACTCAAGTGGATCGATTCGGATGAAATGTTGGATCTGGTGGCCTTGGGGCAATCCGCGCCGGGTGCGATTGCCGTCAATACGTCCATTTTGGTCGGCTACCGGATGGCGGGTTTGCTGGGGGCTTTGGTGACGGTCTTCGGAACGGTTACGCCACCGCTTATAATCATAACAGCTGTGTCCTATTTCTATATGAATTTCCGTGAAAATCCGGTTGTGGATGCTTTGATGATCGGGATGCAAGCCGGTGTGGCAGCGGTCATCGTCAATGTCGTCATCGGGATGGTCAACGGTGTCATCAAACAACGCGATATCGTGAATACGTTATTGTTGCTTGCGGCATTTATCGCTTCCTATTTCTTCGAAGTCCATGTCGTGCTGATCATTTTCTTGGCGGGACTGATCGGTTTCATCAATCTGAGCTACAAGGCGAAGATGGGGGTGGGCAAATGA
- a CDS encoding chromate transporter: protein MIYLELFWSFFQIGLFTIGGGYASLPLIKNEVVVNQGWLTMQEYTDIITISQITPGPIAINSATFVGTKVGGFAGAVVATLGTVTPSIILSLILAWAYYKYRDIKIMQGILGGLRPAVVALIAAAGLALFVAALFQSGGTAVGGITINFLAVAIFLAALFALRTTKIDSIWLILVSGAVSILIRLFS, encoded by the coding sequence ATGATCTATTTAGAATTGTTCTGGTCCTTTTTCCAGATAGGGTTATTCACAATCGGTGGCGGCTACGCTTCCTTGCCGCTGATAAAAAATGAAGTCGTTGTGAACCAGGGCTGGTTGACGATGCAGGAGTACACGGACATCATCACCATTTCGCAGATTACGCCGGGCCCGATCGCCATCAATTCGGCGACCTTCGTCGGGACAAAAGTGGGCGGTTTTGCGGGAGCGGTGGTGGCGACGCTTGGCACGGTCACGCCTTCGATCATCCTTTCGCTGATTTTGGCATGGGCTTACTATAAGTACCGAGACATCAAAATCATGCAGGGAATCCTCGGTGGGCTTCGTCCGGCAGTCGTGGCTTTGATTGCTGCGGCGGGACTGGCGCTCTTTGTGGCTGCCTTATTCCAATCGGGCGGGACAGCGGTCGGCGGAATCACCATCAATTTCCTTGCCGTTGCCATCTTCCTTGCGGCACTCTTTGCGCTCCGGACCACGAAGATCGATTCAATCTGGCTGATATTGGTCTCGGGAGCCGTGAGCATTCTCATCCGTTTATTCAGCTGA